A region from the Rosa rugosa chromosome 6, drRosRugo1.1, whole genome shotgun sequence genome encodes:
- the LOC133715653 gene encoding protein ARV 2-like produces MEYRCVECGARMMRLFVQYSPGNIRLMKCDNCKAVADEYIECEPIIILIDLILHKKKAYTHLLYNVIDSQAPAFQGLLWKSAFGFLLLDAYRSLFLERTREEWGLSMSFASLLWRFQNMLMDVVFGNFMFFSTFVLATRALFSKFPRSLGYKDLLLAILISSYFKMFLIAMMVWECPSVILIIDLFVLSSNTVALKVITRSAMSRCIAACFSAHAVKFLVTQRCWTWEL; encoded by the exons ATGGAGTATCGATGTGTGGAATGTGGGGCTCGAATGATGAGGCTTTTCGTTCAATACTCACCTGGAAATATTCGACTCATGAAATGc GATAATTGCAAGGCAGTTGCGGACGAGTACATCGAGTGCGAGCCCATA ATTATtctgattgatttgattctgCACAAGAAGAAAGCTTATACCCATTTGCTATATAATGTGATTGACTCGCAAGCTCCCGCCTTTCAG GGTTTGTTGTGGAAGTCAGCTTTCGGGTTTCTTCTTTTGGATGCTT ATAGGAGTTTATTTCTGGAAAGGACCAGGGAAGAGTGGGGTTTGTCCATGAGCTTTGCTTCTTTGCTTTGGAGGTTTCAAAAT ATGCTGATGGATGTTGTCTTTGGGAATTTCATGTTTTTTTCTACCTTTGTGCTTGCTACGAGGGCTCTTTTCAGCAAATTCCCTAGATCACTCGG GTACAAAGACCTTCTGCTGGCAATACTTATTTCAAGTTACTTCAAGATGTTTCTAATTGCAATGATG GTCTGGGAATGTCCTTCTGTGATTTTGATCATTGATTTATTTGTATTATCCTCCAACACTGTGGCACTCAAAG TGATAACTCGGTCAGCTATGAGTAGATGTATAGCAGCCTGCTTCAGTGCTCATGCTGTAAAGTTTTTAGTCACACAAAGGTGCTGGACTTGGGAACTTTGA